In one Thermaerobacter sp. PB12/4term genomic region, the following are encoded:
- a CDS encoding ImmA/IrrE family metallo-endopeptidase — translation MARAAGVAPARALAWLEGRARPTYRQARQIAQRLDVSLGQLLLPPPERVTLPVADLRRGRLPMDEPSPALLNVLYDALRKQDWWREVHRGRRLGFVGSFNWRQARPIDVAEAIRKVIPVQQEQRQARDWSDFLRRLATATEKAGILVLRRGILGYNTHRPLDPEEFAGFALADPEAPLIFINTRDYVARRNFTFAHELVHIWLGQSGVDDNLELETPIDLETFCDRAAAELLVPEETFRHVWASTPADPYDVAQHCSRFFWVSLWVVSRRALDLGLIARDEYRDLMERYETTLLQRRNEHRGGNPYRNIEVYNSPTFTSAVIDATLRGDLGYGEAASLLGLKISTFVAYLERRI, via the coding sequence TTGGCGCGGGCGGCCGGTGTGGCGCCGGCCCGGGCCTTGGCGTGGCTGGAGGGCCGGGCCCGCCCTACGTACAGGCAGGCGCGGCAGATTGCCCAGCGGCTTGACGTCTCCCTTGGGCAGTTGCTCCTGCCACCGCCCGAGCGTGTCACCTTGCCCGTGGCCGATCTGCGCCGCGGGCGGCTGCCCATGGACGAGCCAAGCCCCGCGTTGCTGAACGTCCTCTATGACGCCCTGCGGAAGCAGGACTGGTGGCGTGAGGTACACCGGGGAAGGCGCTTGGGGTTCGTCGGTAGCTTCAACTGGCGGCAGGCCCGACCCATCGACGTGGCGGAGGCCATCCGCAAGGTCATTCCGGTCCAGCAAGAGCAACGCCAGGCTCGCGATTGGAGCGACTTCTTGCGCCGGCTCGCGACCGCTACGGAAAAGGCCGGCATTCTGGTCTTGCGCCGTGGCATCCTCGGTTACAACACCCACCGCCCCCTCGACCCGGAGGAGTTCGCAGGATTCGCTTTGGCCGATCCGGAAGCACCGCTGATCTTCATCAACACGCGGGATTACGTCGCGCGACGCAACTTCACCTTTGCCCATGAATTGGTACACATATGGCTCGGCCAGAGCGGCGTGGACGACAACTTGGAGCTGGAAACGCCCATTGACCTTGAGACATTCTGCGACCGTGCTGCAGCAGAGCTGCTGGTCCCGGAAGAGACCTTCCGGCATGTCTGGGCAAGTACGCCCGCGGATCCATACGACGTTGCCCAACACTGCAGCCGGTTCTTCTGGGTCAGTCTCTGGGTCGTGTCGCGGCGGGCGTTGGACCTTGGCCTCATTGCTCGGGATGAATATCGGGACTTAATGGAACGTTACGAAACCACGCTCCTTCAGCGGAGAAATGAGCACCGCGGTGGCAACCCCTATCGCAACATCGAGGTATATAATAGCCCCACGTTCACGAGCGCAGTCATTGATGCCACCCTCCGGGGTGACCTGGGATACGGTGAGGCTGCGTCCCTATTGGGACTTAAGATCTCTACCTTCGTCGCTTACTTGGAGCGTCGGATATAA
- a CDS encoding DegT/DnrJ/EryC1/StrS aminotransferase family protein, whose protein sequence is MKVVSMSAPEIDEQDIAAVVEVLRSGRLALGPAAEAFESEIAEYVGVRHAIAVSSGTAALHLVARALGIGPGDEVIVPSFTFAASVNAILYVGAKPVFADIEEDTYNLDPQDVKRRITSRTRAILAVDVFGHPVEWDEILTLADRYGLLVIDDACEALGAEYRGRKVGQFGSAATFAFYPNKQITTGEGGMIVTNDDRIARVCRSLRNQGRSEDGSWLFHRHLGYNYRMDEMSAALGRSQLRRIESFLEKRQRVADLYTERIVRLPFVRPPVIRSHVRMSWFVYVITLTADIDRNKLMKCMAAQGVQTRGYFEPIHKQPYIRELGIDGGDLPVTESVAQRTIALPFHNNMSAEDVEYVVEALTTAVEAVVG, encoded by the coding sequence ATGAAAGTAGTTTCGATGTCCGCTCCCGAGATTGACGAGCAAGATATTGCCGCGGTTGTTGAAGTTCTTAGGTCAGGTAGGCTTGCACTGGGGCCAGCGGCAGAAGCGTTCGAAAGTGAAATTGCTGAATACGTCGGTGTTCGGCATGCGATTGCCGTTAGTTCTGGAACGGCGGCGCTTCACCTTGTCGCGAGAGCGTTAGGTATAGGCCCGGGTGACGAGGTGATTGTCCCCTCTTTCACCTTTGCAGCTAGCGTTAATGCAATTTTATACGTTGGCGCGAAGCCGGTATTTGCTGATATCGAAGAGGATACTTACAACCTTGACCCGCAAGACGTCAAGAGAAGGATCACTTCGCGAACACGAGCCATCTTGGCTGTAGATGTATTTGGTCATCCAGTTGAGTGGGACGAAATATTAACCCTTGCGGATCGTTATGGCTTACTTGTAATTGACGACGCCTGCGAAGCTCTTGGTGCGGAGTATCGTGGACGAAAGGTGGGGCAGTTTGGTAGTGCTGCTACTTTCGCGTTCTATCCGAATAAGCAGATTACTACCGGTGAGGGCGGTATGATTGTCACGAACGACGATAGGATTGCTCGCGTGTGTCGTAGTTTGAGGAATCAAGGCAGGTCGGAAGACGGCTCTTGGTTGTTTCATCGGCACCTGGGATATAATTACAGGATGGACGAGATGTCGGCTGCGCTCGGAAGATCACAGTTACGTAGAATCGAGTCATTCCTAGAAAAGAGGCAGCGTGTAGCGGACTTATATACTGAGCGTATTGTCCGACTACCGTTTGTTCGGCCTCCGGTAATACGTTCGCATGTTCGTATGAGTTGGTTTGTATATGTCATCACATTGACCGCTGATATTGATCGGAACAAGCTCATGAAATGTATGGCTGCGCAAGGCGTACAGACACGCGGGTACTTTGAGCCCATCCATAAGCAACCCTATATTCGTGAATTAGGCATTGATGGCGGTGATCTCCCGGTAACGGAGTCGGTTGCGCAACGAACTATTGCGCTTCCATTCCATAACAACATGAGTGCGGAGGACGTTGAATACGTCGTTGAGGCGTTAACCACAGCTGTAGAGGCAGTGGTGGGCTAA
- a CDS encoding glycosyltransferase family 4 protein: MAPDPRVARVARTLARAGFRVTVVAWDREGAFDEWEGATFGRIIRLRAGIGARRAGNEYGPRRRTGHGPGQSRGRKRPRLRRSPYGTGLRKLPAFLHWQWQLLGWLLRHRNRYAIIHACDFDTLTPSVILKFVYGKRVVYDIFDWYAETVRGLPAILRRGVARLDRWLLEKVDAVILADESRLPQLGKARPRRLEIVYNTPDWDPDDVIRGLPSRRGLRVAYIGLLQADRGLLELLEVIGRHPEWVLDLGGFGAEEELIRDAAATLPNVRIQGRVPHIRYMEIYARADVVVVTYDPSLLNHRYSSPNKLFEAMRLGKPVVVAEGTGVDRLVKAWRLGYVVPYGDTIRLEAALEDAAGWTREEGRAFAERVSRVYDQYFSWRMMEQRLLRVYKEMLKPIVAAGSSRESGSLPNVPDGGGEPQAGGPPE; this comes from the coding sequence GTGGCCCCGGACCCCCGGGTGGCGCGGGTAGCCCGCACCCTGGCCCGGGCGGGGTTCCGGGTGACGGTGGTGGCGTGGGACAGGGAGGGCGCCTTTGACGAGTGGGAGGGGGCAACCTTCGGCCGGATCATCCGGCTGCGGGCGGGGATAGGTGCCCGTAGGGCCGGGAACGAGTACGGGCCAAGACGGCGAACCGGCCACGGCCCGGGGCAGAGCCGAGGACGGAAGCGACCCCGCCTCCGCCGGAGCCCCTACGGGACCGGGCTGCGCAAACTGCCCGCCTTCCTTCACTGGCAGTGGCAGCTACTGGGGTGGCTGCTGCGCCACCGGAACCGGTACGCCATTATCCACGCCTGCGATTTCGATACGTTGACACCCTCTGTCATTCTGAAGTTTGTATACGGTAAGAGGGTAGTCTACGACATCTTCGACTGGTATGCGGAAACGGTCCGCGGGTTACCCGCGATCCTGCGCCGCGGGGTGGCCCGCCTGGACCGCTGGCTCCTTGAAAAGGTAGACGCGGTCATCCTGGCGGATGAGAGCCGCCTGCCCCAGCTCGGGAAGGCCCGCCCGCGGCGGCTGGAGATCGTCTACAACACCCCGGACTGGGACCCGGACGACGTCATCCGCGGGCTGCCGTCCCGGCGGGGGCTGCGGGTGGCCTACATTGGCTTGCTACAGGCCGACCGGGGCTTGCTGGAACTCCTAGAGGTCATCGGTCGGCACCCAGAGTGGGTGCTGGACCTGGGCGGGTTTGGCGCGGAGGAAGAGCTGATCCGGGATGCGGCGGCGACTCTGCCCAACGTCCGGATTCAGGGGCGCGTGCCGCACATCCGCTACATGGAGATCTACGCCCGTGCCGACGTGGTGGTCGTGACCTACGACCCGTCGCTTCTGAACCACCGTTACTCCAGCCCCAACAAGCTGTTCGAGGCGATGCGGCTGGGCAAGCCGGTCGTGGTGGCGGAGGGCACCGGAGTCGACCGGCTGGTCAAAGCATGGCGCCTAGGGTATGTGGTGCCCTACGGGGACACGATCCGCCTGGAGGCCGCATTGGAGGACGCCGCAGGGTGGACGCGGGAAGAGGGACGTGCTTTCGCCGAGCGGGTGAGCCGTGTCTACGACCAGTATTTCTCATGGCGAATGATGGAACAGCGGTTGCTGCGCGTGTATAAAGAGATGCTCAAGCCGATCGTGGCTGCCGGAAGTTCCCGAGAATCCGGATCGTTACCGAATGTCCCGGACGGCGGCGGGGAGCCACAAGCGGGGGGACCGCCGGAATGA
- a CDS encoding ATP-binding cassette domain-containing protein, with the protein MWRGVDLTLAEGESVAVTGPSGTGKTLLLRALAGLDPVDEGTVSLEGRPQAAWPAPLYRARIVYVAQRPALFDGTVEDNLARPFTLAVRQGRRRAGGTGRSPGRRGDGTASGFDRQRAAELLTALGRDGGFLQRPVTALSGGEAQITALVRALLVEPAILLLDEPTASLDEATARAAEDLIAGWLATAPGRACLWTSHDRDQLRRVADREVALVPAEN; encoded by the coding sequence GTGTGGCGGGGCGTCGACTTGACCCTGGCGGAAGGGGAGAGCGTCGCCGTCACCGGACCCTCGGGCACCGGCAAGACCCTCCTCCTTCGCGCTCTCGCCGGTCTCGACCCGGTGGACGAGGGCACGGTGTCGCTGGAGGGCCGGCCCCAGGCCGCCTGGCCCGCACCGCTGTACCGGGCCCGCATCGTCTACGTCGCCCAGCGGCCCGCCCTGTTCGACGGGACGGTGGAAGACAACCTGGCCCGTCCCTTCACCCTGGCGGTGCGGCAGGGGAGGCGCAGGGCCGGCGGAACCGGTCGCAGCCCTGGCCGCCGGGGCGACGGCACCGCCAGCGGGTTCGACCGGCAACGGGCCGCCGAACTCCTAACCGCCCTGGGCCGGGATGGCGGCTTCCTGCAGCGCCCGGTGACCGCCCTTTCGGGCGGCGAGGCGCAGATCACGGCCCTGGTCCGGGCCCTGCTGGTGGAACCGGCGATCCTCCTGCTGGACGAGCCCACCGCCTCCCTGGACGAAGCCACGGCCCGGGCGGCGGAGGACCTGATCGCCGGCTGGCTGGCGACCGCACCAGGCCGGGCGTGCCTGTGGACCAGCCACGACCGCGACCAGCTCCGGCGGGTGGCGGACCGGGAAGTGGCCCTGGTACCTGCCGAGAACTGA
- a CDS encoding acetyltransferase: MEEKGQKIVAVSTRWRDRSVDEVIVIGGGGHAKVVVATLFEAGYRVCCIYDDARERWGRSIMGVPVVGAIDEISGYRRAVIAIGDNVGRRSIAERLDLDWLTVVHPRAYVDSSVSLGCGTVVLAGAVVQPDVRVGSHVIVNTGATVDHDSEVGDYVHIGPGAHLAGSVFVGSGTLIGVGSAVLPGIRVGAWAIVGAGSVVTRDIPDGQVAFGVPAKPRRSVCG; the protein is encoded by the coding sequence ATGGAGGAAAAGGGACAGAAGATCGTAGCCGTGTCGACACGCTGGAGGGATAGAAGTGTGGATGAAGTGATAGTTATTGGGGGCGGTGGTCATGCCAAGGTTGTTGTCGCTACACTGTTTGAGGCTGGTTATAGGGTCTGCTGTATTTACGACGATGCGCGCGAAAGATGGGGCAGAAGCATAATGGGTGTACCAGTGGTTGGTGCAATAGATGAAATTAGTGGATATAGACGTGCTGTTATAGCTATCGGCGATAATGTTGGGAGGCGGTCCATTGCCGAGCGATTGGACTTAGATTGGTTAACGGTGGTGCATCCACGGGCCTATGTTGATTCAAGCGTATCGCTCGGGTGTGGAACAGTAGTGTTAGCGGGTGCAGTGGTTCAGCCCGACGTACGTGTGGGCTCGCACGTCATTGTCAACACGGGCGCAACTGTTGACCATGACTCCGAGGTTGGTGATTATGTCCACATTGGTCCCGGAGCGCATTTGGCTGGTTCCGTGTTTGTTGGATCGGGTACACTGATCGGAGTCGGCAGTGCTGTTTTGCCAGGCATTCGCGTAGGTGCGTGGGCAATCGTGGGCGCGGGAAGTGTGGTCACTAGGGACATACCTGACGGGCAGGTTGCATTCGGTGTGCCGGCTAAGCCTCGAAGGAGCGTGTGCGGTTGA
- a CDS encoding sugar transferase — MAGDEEGLQALLDRGPLSSDGFAAAIAAVSTIVLLALYRGYRDLHRPFMELVRDIVTAALWSVLLTMAALYLYIPSRGVSRAAAVIAGVLGAVLLCLWRIPFARSARQAFYQHQVALVSSDPKGWRARLTGYISIRHALTPGVFLEAPPATDRVILAPDVPIEYRERIVAWALRNQVDLFVVPNTYEILLASGRLTQVRDIPLMTVYRLALPIELRAVKRALDLAGALLLALMFFPVLLIVPLLIWLEDRGPVFYRQRRVGRDGRIFELIKFRTMVPDAEKYTGPVWASVNDPRVTRIGKWLRATRLDELPQLFNVLRGDMSLVGPRPERPEMVTEFAARNPLFRAREALKPGITGLAQVFGPYDLDPDSKLTYDLLYIARWGIMLDLMVLLWTIPVMLFPQALGRSLGRTAAYFAKRWGVHPKYNLDR; from the coding sequence TTGGCCGGCGACGAGGAGGGGCTGCAAGCCCTTCTGGACCGCGGGCCGCTCTCATCCGACGGTTTCGCCGCGGCCATTGCTGCAGTCTCTACAATTGTTCTCCTCGCCCTCTATAGGGGTTACCGCGACCTGCACCGTCCCTTTATGGAACTGGTTCGCGATATTGTTACGGCGGCCCTGTGGTCGGTCCTTCTCACCATGGCTGCCCTCTATCTATATATTCCTTCTCGTGGGGTATCCAGAGCGGCGGCGGTAATCGCGGGTGTTCTCGGCGCCGTCTTGTTGTGTCTCTGGCGCATTCCATTCGCCCGCAGTGCCAGACAAGCATTCTACCAGCACCAGGTTGCCCTCGTTTCGTCCGACCCGAAGGGGTGGCGTGCCCGGCTAACGGGATACATCTCGATTCGGCATGCGCTAACGCCAGGTGTCTTCCTAGAGGCACCACCGGCGACGGACCGGGTTATTCTGGCCCCCGATGTCCCGATCGAGTACCGGGAACGCATTGTAGCCTGGGCTTTGCGGAATCAGGTGGACTTGTTTGTTGTACCGAATACCTACGAGATCTTGCTTGCGTCCGGGCGCTTGACCCAGGTGAGGGACATACCGCTAATGACCGTCTATCGGTTGGCGTTACCCATTGAACTCCGGGCCGTGAAGCGGGCGCTGGACCTGGCTGGTGCGCTATTGCTCGCACTTATGTTCTTTCCGGTCCTCCTGATCGTCCCGCTCCTGATCTGGTTGGAGGATCGGGGGCCGGTGTTCTACCGCCAGCGTCGCGTAGGCCGAGACGGCAGGATCTTTGAACTAATTAAGTTTCGGACTATGGTGCCGGACGCAGAAAAATATACGGGCCCCGTGTGGGCCAGTGTCAACGATCCACGAGTGACACGAATCGGAAAGTGGTTGCGGGCGACTCGTCTTGACGAACTCCCCCAGCTGTTCAATGTCTTACGGGGCGACATGAGTCTGGTCGGGCCGCGTCCAGAACGGCCCGAGATGGTCACAGAGTTTGCAGCGCGCAATCCGTTGTTTCGGGCTCGTGAAGCGTTGAAACCCGGAATTACTGGGTTAGCGCAGGTGTTCGGACCATATGATCTTGATCCAGACTCTAAACTGACATATGACTTATTGTACATTGCCCGTTGGGGAATTATGTTGGATCTAATGGTTCTCCTCTGGACGATTCCTGTAATGCTTTTTCCGCAGGCCCTAGGCCGGTCTCTCGGGCGTACGGCTGCATACTTTGCTAAACGCTGGGGCGTTCACCCCAAGTACAATTTGGACCGGTGA
- a CDS encoding DUF4411 family protein, with protein sequence MAYLVDANVMITPFATPSLHTLRLVMGHSSTDAVADWLKQWFLTAFTNGHLVGSRELISEVQKRKDIASQFARTLADNELIRLLDPLPETFNYLAQIEKFVRAHFRQHQVDEFSRGYDGWYIALAKTYGIPLVTFEGFSLPQFHQGLGKIDGKVRIPFIAWVFEVKCVSFYQVLSRHGTLESTA encoded by the coding sequence ATGGCATACCTTGTGGATGCCAATGTGATGATTACACCGTTCGCAACGCCATCGTTGCATACGCTTCGATTGGTGATGGGCCATTCGTCGACAGATGCCGTTGCAGATTGGCTCAAGCAATGGTTCTTGACTGCCTTCACAAACGGGCACCTGGTGGGTTCGCGCGAGCTCATTAGTGAGGTCCAAAAACGGAAGGATATCGCCAGTCAGTTCGCAAGAACATTAGCAGACAATGAATTGATTCGCCTTCTTGATCCATTGCCGGAAACATTTAATTATCTTGCGCAAATCGAGAAATTTGTTAGGGCACATTTCCGTCAGCATCAGGTGGACGAATTTAGCCGCGGATACGATGGATGGTACATTGCCCTTGCAAAGACGTACGGCATCCCTCTTGTTACATTCGAAGGATTTTCTCTACCTCAGTTTCATCAAGGTCTCGGTAAAATCGACGGCAAGGTTCGCATTCCGTTTATTGCTTGGGTATTTGAAGTAAAGTGTGTTTCCTTTTACCAAGTCCTCAGTCGTCATGGAACTTTAGAGTCTACTGCTTAG
- a CDS encoding cytidylyltransferase domain-containing protein → MANKERAMEVLAVIPARGGSKGLPRKNLRELLGKPLLGYSIEAALESRTITRTVVSTDSEEIAALAQQLGAEVPFLRPERLAADETPMIDVISHALEVLYPGFRNGPRVPDWVIVLQPTSPLRSHKHIDAAFSQLFEMDGDSLASVCAAKESPFWMFRVDTSGFLRPILSRQVFRRQDLPPVFRLNGAIYITQPTLVAQRRLLGQRIVPFFMAWEESVDIDNEEDLRLAEYMLKIKMKSNRCD, encoded by the coding sequence ATGGCTAACAAGGAAAGGGCAATGGAGGTACTTGCCGTAATTCCTGCGCGAGGCGGCTCGAAGGGGTTGCCGCGCAAGAACTTGCGGGAGCTGCTGGGGAAACCGTTACTTGGGTATAGCATTGAGGCGGCTCTGGAAAGTAGGACAATCACTCGGACGGTCGTGTCTACAGATTCAGAGGAGATAGCCGCTCTGGCGCAACAGCTGGGTGCGGAAGTCCCGTTTCTTCGTCCGGAACGGTTGGCGGCTGATGAAACACCGATGATCGACGTCATTAGTCACGCACTGGAGGTATTGTATCCGGGGTTTCGCAACGGCCCGCGGGTGCCTGACTGGGTTATAGTGCTGCAGCCCACATCGCCCCTTCGTAGCCATAAGCATATCGACGCTGCGTTTAGTCAGCTTTTTGAGATGGATGGCGATAGCCTTGCGAGTGTCTGTGCCGCCAAAGAGTCTCCATTCTGGATGTTTAGGGTGGACACGTCAGGCTTCTTGCGCCCAATTTTGAGTAGGCAAGTGTTTCGACGACAAGACTTACCCCCGGTGTTTCGGTTAAACGGTGCGATTTATATCACCCAGCCTACCCTCGTGGCACAGCGCCGGCTGTTGGGGCAACGTATCGTACCCTTTTTCATGGCTTGGGAAGAATCCGTTGATATCGATAATGAGGAAGACCTGCGATTGGCCGAGTATATGTTGAAGATAAAGATGAAGAGCAATAGGTGCGATTAG
- a CDS encoding glycosyltransferase: MARHPEWHLDLAGFGPEEPALRRAAEGLPNVRFHGRVSHAACRELYARADVIPALYDPAIPNHRYASPSKVFEAMALGKPVIVARGTGIDRRVRRHRLGWVVPYGNVEALEAALTEVAGWTPARRRAFTRRAPRLYRRRWGWPRMERRLLRLYRDVVTAHEEEVHRQPEPFNPNGSGRTDGLGCTEPGGCEPANPWAYKPAEPGGHEPLGSVSRLNPGRGQPSVDGAHTQSVQPQGGRPKGPGNPLLSSPPPDSPPPDPPPAISRSPDHRLPAPRTSTRVPRVLIGRHVSPAVRRHVLLWAMGNGMAVDLIPDPYEVLLAGARWGQLDDMPLLRVGPLAPPPAARLVKRILDVVGSLALLVLFAWAFALIPLLIWLDDRGPVLYRQTRLGLHGRPFTILKFRTMVRILFRV, encoded by the coding sequence ATGGCCCGCCACCCCGAATGGCACCTCGACCTGGCCGGCTTCGGTCCGGAAGAACCGGCCCTCCGCCGGGCGGCGGAGGGCCTACCCAACGTGCGGTTTCACGGGCGGGTCTCCCATGCCGCCTGCCGGGAGCTTTACGCCCGGGCCGACGTGATCCCCGCCCTCTACGATCCCGCCATCCCCAACCACCGCTACGCCAGCCCCAGCAAGGTCTTCGAGGCCATGGCCCTGGGGAAGCCGGTGATCGTGGCCCGGGGGACGGGCATCGACCGCCGCGTCCGGCGCCACCGGCTGGGGTGGGTGGTGCCCTACGGGAACGTCGAGGCGCTGGAGGCCGCCCTGACCGAGGTGGCGGGGTGGACCCCGGCGCGGCGCCGGGCCTTCACGCGCCGCGCCCCGCGGCTGTACCGCCGTCGCTGGGGCTGGCCACGGATGGAGCGGCGCCTTCTTCGGCTGTATCGGGACGTCGTGACGGCCCACGAGGAAGAGGTGCATCGGCAGCCCGAACCCTTCAACCCAAATGGATCGGGTCGCACCGATGGTCTGGGTTGCACCGAACCCGGGGGCTGCGAACCCGCGAACCCTTGGGCCTACAAACCCGCGGAACCCGGCGGCCATGAACCCCTGGGCTCCGTGTCCAGGCTCAACCCCGGCCGAGGCCAGCCCTCCGTCGACGGGGCCCACACACAAAGCGTGCAACCCCAGGGGGGCCGACCCAAGGGGCCCGGCAACCCTCTGCTAAGCTCCCCGCCACCCGACTCCCCGCCACCGGACCCCCCGCCAGCCATCTCCCGATCGCCTGATCACCGCCTGCCGGCTCCCCGGACCTCCACCCGCGTTCCCCGGGTCCTCATCGGCCGCCACGTCTCTCCGGCCGTCCGCCGCCACGTCCTGCTTTGGGCGATGGGCAACGGCATGGCCGTGGACCTGATCCCCGACCCCTACGAGGTGCTCCTGGCCGGCGCCCGCTGGGGCCAGCTGGACGACATGCCCCTGCTCCGGGTGGGCCCCCTGGCGCCGCCTCCCGCCGCGCGCCTCGTGAAACGCATCCTGGATGTGGTGGGGAGCCTGGCGCTGCTGGTCCTCTTCGCCTGGGCCTTCGCCCTGATCCCCCTGCTGATCTGGCTGGACGACCGAGGCCCCGTCCTCTACCGCCAGACGCGCCTGGGCCTCCACGGCCGTCCCTTCACCATCCTGAAGTTCCGGACCATGGTGAGGATCCTATTTCGGGTATAG
- a CDS encoding polysialyltransferase family glycosyltransferase — protein MVGNKVHNVFLSMTPYHLLLSYGIAMTECRRSRNWLIVVADFSNVDAYLKIMQRSDYRAFERVMIYNGMFGIESKYARRLRVLRNVRSIRELVRSVQIERVFIANDIRPEGQALIHFAKTAWGANCVYIEDGAAVYSSLVLPARSKIVSWLASLFCRAWWEDVRVHGTSRAIDEVRAIYPHALRPELHRVPVKKIDSSLISRINIDRCEVNASLLRDGKAIEVDNIDAIMLLPHSQTVAKGRWLVEAVSNVLLWAQRERLVLGVKYHPREPHQYLNSLLENLNDRVVVISQELPIEWVYALRPKRLRYVFGDWSTGLLTARWLLPNVAVFRTDTWVYEDEGLLRTFEGLGIRPFSSLLR, from the coding sequence ATGGTCGGTAATAAAGTGCATAACGTGTTTCTATCGATGACCCCATACCATCTTCTTCTGTCCTATGGCATAGCAATGACTGAGTGCAGGCGCTCCCGCAACTGGCTTATCGTGGTTGCTGATTTCTCGAATGTGGATGCGTACTTAAAGATCATGCAGCGCTCAGACTACAGAGCTTTCGAACGAGTAATGATCTATAATGGGATGTTTGGTATAGAGAGTAAGTATGCTCGCCGTTTGCGTGTGTTGCGCAACGTGCGATCAATAAGGGAGCTTGTACGTTCTGTGCAAATAGAGCGTGTGTTCATCGCCAATGACATAAGGCCGGAAGGACAGGCCTTGATTCACTTCGCAAAAACGGCTTGGGGCGCCAATTGTGTGTACATAGAAGACGGTGCCGCAGTATATTCGTCCCTTGTGCTCCCTGCTCGCAGTAAGATTGTGTCCTGGCTAGCGTCATTGTTTTGTCGCGCATGGTGGGAAGATGTACGTGTACACGGTACATCACGGGCAATCGATGAGGTGCGAGCCATATACCCTCATGCTTTGCGACCAGAGTTGCATCGCGTCCCTGTAAAGAAGATCGACAGTTCGCTAATATCAAGGATTAACATTGATCGGTGCGAGGTTAATGCGTCTTTACTGAGGGATGGTAAGGCGATTGAAGTTGACAATATTGATGCTATTATGTTGCTTCCTCATTCTCAAACCGTTGCGAAAGGGCGCTGGTTGGTAGAAGCTGTGTCTAACGTTCTCCTTTGGGCGCAGCGAGAGCGCTTGGTGCTAGGGGTGAAATATCATCCTCGGGAACCACACCAATACTTGAATTCCCTCTTGGAAAACTTGAACGACCGCGTCGTGGTGATTTCGCAAGAGCTACCTATTGAGTGGGTTTATGCCTTGCGACCAAAAAGACTGAGGTACGTGTTCGGCGATTGGTCGACCGGTCTGTTGACGGCTCGGTGGTTATTGCCTAATGTTGCTGTGTTTCGAACTGATACGTGGGTTTATGAAGACGAAGGTTTGCTCCGAACATTTGAGGGGTTAGGTATAAGGCCGTTTAGTTCATTGCTTAGATGA
- the fetB gene encoding iron export ABC transporter permease subunit FetB, producing MDAGYVQLGYGEVALAAGLILINGALSLALGLGLERRLMVASVRTVVQLLLIGYLLKFIFGLRHPLWVLLLGLVMVALAGHAAVGRVSGRFRGIYAGSTVSVLVSSFLVTGLAVAAIVRPRPWYEPQYVIPLLGMVLGNALNGVSLGLDRFLEGLARRRDQVEGLLALGATRWEACRDVIRDAVRTGMVPTLNSMAVVGLVSLPGMMTGQILAGADPADAVRYQIVIMFMIAAATALGTLGAVAYAYRSLLDGFHRLRLDRLSRAQRD from the coding sequence GTGGACGCAGGTTACGTGCAGCTGGGCTACGGCGAGGTGGCCCTGGCGGCGGGGCTGATCCTGATCAACGGCGCGCTGTCCCTCGCCCTGGGGCTCGGCCTGGAGCGACGGCTTATGGTGGCGTCGGTCCGGACCGTGGTGCAGCTGCTGCTCATCGGCTACCTGCTGAAGTTCATCTTCGGGCTGCGGCACCCGCTGTGGGTGCTCCTGCTGGGCCTGGTCATGGTCGCCTTGGCCGGGCACGCGGCGGTGGGGCGGGTGAGCGGCCGGTTCCGAGGGATCTATGCCGGGAGCACCGTGTCGGTGCTGGTGTCGTCCTTCCTGGTGACCGGTCTGGCGGTGGCCGCCATCGTACGGCCGCGGCCGTGGTATGAGCCCCAGTACGTGATTCCCCTGCTGGGCATGGTGCTGGGGAACGCCCTCAACGGCGTGTCCCTGGGCCTCGACCGGTTCCTGGAAGGGCTGGCCCGCCGCCGCGATCAGGTGGAAGGTCTGCTGGCCTTGGGTGCCACGCGCTGGGAAGCCTGCCGGGACGTGATCCGGGATGCGGTGCGGACGGGCATGGTGCCTACCCTCAACAGCATGGCGGTGGTGGGGCTCGTCAGCCTGCCCGGCATGATGACGGGCCAGATCCTGGCCGGCGCCGACCCCGCCGACGCCGTCCGCTACCAGATCGTGATCATGTTCATGATCGCCGCCGCCACGGCCCTCGGCACCCTGGGGGCCGTAGCGTATGCCTACCGGTCGCTCCTGGACGGGTTTCACCGGCTGCGGCTCGACCGGCTGAGCAGAGCCCAGAGGGACTAG